Genomic window (Streptomyces sp. SLBN-31):
GCTCTGCGGCGGCTTCGACCGTTGCCGCGGCGCGCACGGCCTCCGGCTTCGCCGACGACGGGACGCTCACGAGGGCGGGGTCCCGCTGGGATGGGGCGGCCGCCGGGCCGGTGCCGGGCATGAGCGCCTGAAGGGCGTCGAGCGCCCGCCCGAAGCGTGCTCACCCTGCTCCGCGCCCAGCCGCAGACCACCGTGGACACCAGGCCGGTCAACGGACGCACCCGGTTGGTCCTCCGCCACCGCGCCCGGGTCGGCGCGGTGATCACCCTCGACCCGGCCCCGGTCCGCACCCGGGACGACGAGGGACCGGCGTGACCGTGCGCGCACATCTCCTGCGCGGCCTTGCTGGCGGCCAGGCCGCCCCCGACGATCACGAACGTCTTCACACGCGACAGGTTGCATCCCGTCCCAGTTGGTGTGGCCCACACGGCGACCCGTGCGGTGGGGACGTGCGGATGACCGGGACGACGGGCCCGGTTGCGGCAGTACGGCACCCGGGGAGGCTCTTGCGGTGCGGCGTCTCACCGGCGGCCGCGCAGCGTCACTGCCAGCAGCTCCGACTCCTCGTACCCCGGGAGCGGGGCGAACCCGTGCGCTGCCAGCTCGCGGGTCAGCCGGGCCCGCGTCGCGGGCCACATCCAGAACGTCTCGGTGTGTTCCCGCAGCACGTCCTCGGCGTCCCTGACCCAGTAGTCGGCGCGGGTCCGGATGCGATAGCCGGCGGCCGACATCGTCATGCGCCCGCCGTAGATGTGCTCGCCGACCCGCTTGTCCGCCAGCAGGCGCACGACGGTGCGGGTTGGGAGCCGGGCGGGCGGCAGCTGCACGAACAGCGAGCCGCCGGGGGTGAGGGCCCTGCCCAGCGCAGGCCACAACTTCTCGCGTACGCCGGGTGGAAGACAGCCCACCATGTTGTGGCAGACGGCCACGTCCGCGACCGTGTCCAGCGCCGTCTCGTCCAGGGGGTGCGGGTGCACGGTGACCCGGTTCCGCTGCTCGGAGGGCAGGGCGGCGAGCCGGGTCAGCAGCGACGTACGCATAGCCCGGGCCGGTTCGACGGCGTGCACGTCGGCCCAGGAGCCGGCGAGGGCCAGCATCGTCACCCGCCCGGTACCAGCCCCGACGTCCAGCACGCCGGTGCGGGCGTCGGCGATCTGGGGTGCGTAGAGCCGGCGGACCCGGGCTTCGTCCGCGTCCGCCTGCAAGATGTCGTAGAACTCCGCGGTGACCGCGTAGGAGTCGGATTCCCGTCGGAGGCCCGACGGACCGCTGAGGATAGTGCGCATGCCCGACATGACAACGTATGAGCATAGTGTGTGACAGCGAGGACAGGCGACCGCAGCGCGGACCGTTGTCACAGAAGCACACGGTGCGCAGTCAAAGTACGTCGTCATGACCGCGCGATCCCCCCAGGTATGGCTGCCCGCACAGTTCGGCCGCCTCGCCGATCTGCCCCCCGGCCTCGATTACGCCCGCTGGGACGGCCGTTCGGCCTTTCCCACGGACCCGGCGGAGGTCGAGTTCTACGTGCCCCCGCTGACCAAAGACATCAGTGTCATTGCCCGGCCGCTGGCCCGGATGACCCGGCTGCAAGCGGTGCAGGCGCTCAGCGCCGGGACCGACGAGCTGCGGGCGGCACTGGACCGGCAGCCCCGTGAGGTGACCTTGTGCAACGCGAAGGGGGTGCCGGCTGCAGCCACGGCCGAGCTGGCCCTGACGCTGATCCTCGCCAGCCTGCGCGGCATACCGGAATCGCTCCGCGCCCAGGACCGGGAGGACTGGGACCCGCGGACGTTCTCCACCCTGTACGAACGGTCCGTGCTCATCGTCGGTCACGGCGCCGTCGGCTCCGCCCTGGAGAAGCTCCTGACGCCCTTCGGCTGCACCGTCACCCGCGTCGGGCGCGCGGACAGGGACACGCCCCAAGGGCCGGTGCGCTCCGTGTCGCTGCTGCCCCGGCTCGTCGCGGACGCCGACGTGATCGTGCTGTGCACTCCGCTGACCGCGGCGACCCGCGGGCTCTTCGATGCCGCACTGCTGTCCCGCGTCAAGGACGGCGCCCTGCTCGTCAACGTGTCCCGGGGCGCGGTCGTTGACACCGACGCCCTGCTGAAGGAGGTGCACGGCGGCCGGCTGCGGGCCGCCCTCGACGTTAGCGACCCCGAACCGCTCCCGCCGGGCCACCCGCTCTGGACCGCGCCCGGCGTCCTGGTCACCCCGCACGTCGGCGCTTTCACCCCCGATCTGTGGCCCCGTCTCGAAGCGCTCGTGCGACGGCAGCTGGCCCGGTTCGTCGCGGGCGGGGAACTGGAGAACGTCGTCACACGCTGACACGAGGCCGCCCGAGTGTCACACCCTTGCGTCCTCACCGGTCTTGACTGGCACAGCAGCTGATGAATGCACCCGAACAGTGTGCCGCGCGACGAATGGTGACGAGATGGGCAACGACAGCCGGCCAGCCGGACCGGAGCGAGGACGCGGTGGAGAGCGGTTCGCCACGTGGGTGGCGAACCGGACGGGCCTGCGCGGGACGGCCCGCTCCGCCCGGCGCCTGGTCTTCCCGGACCACTGGTCGTTCCTGCTTGGCGAGATCGCGCTCTACAGTCTCGTCGTCCTGCTGATCACGGGCGTCTACCTCAGCCTTTACTTCCACCCCTCCACCGATCTCGTCGTCTACGACGGCGGATACGCGCCGCTGCGGGGGCAGTTGGTCTCCCGGGCCTTCGACTCGACCCTGCACCTCTCCTTCGACGTCCGCGGCGGCCTGCTCGTCCGCCAAGCGCACCACTGGGCGGCACTGGTCTTCGTCGCCGCGGTCTTCGCGCACCTGCTGCGGGTCTTCTTCACCGGCGCGTTCCGCAAGCCGCGCGAGCTGAACTGGGCGCTGGGGTTCCTGCTCCTCGTCCTGGCCATGTTCGCCGGCCTGACCGGCTACGACCTGCCCGACGACCTGCTGTCCGGAACCGGCCTGCAAGTGGTCAACGGCACGCTCCTGTCGATCCCGGTCGTCGGTACCTACCTGTCGTTCTTCCTCTTCGGCGGCGAGTTTCCCGGCGAGGACCTGATCGCCCGCTTCAACGCCCTGCACACGCTGGTCATCCCCGCGCTGATGATCGCGGTGCTCGTCGGTTACGCGGTACTGGCCCTGCGCCACCGGCCCACCCAGTACCCCGGCCCCGGCCGGAGCGAGAACAACGTCGTCGGCGTCCCGCTCGCCGTCCGTGCCGTGAAGTCCGCCGGCTACTTCTGCTTTGTGTCCGGCGTGATCTTCTTCATGGCCGCCGTGGCCCAGATCAACCCCGTGTGGAACTACGGCCCCTTCCGCCCAGACCAGGTCTCCGCCGGGTCCCAGCCGGACTGGTACATGGGCGTCGCGGACGGCCTGCTGCGCGTCATGCCCGGCTGGGAGATCGACGTATGGGGCCACACTCTGGCCCTGGACAACTTCCTGCCCCTGCTGGCCGGCCTGCTCCTCTTCCTCGCGATGGGCGCCTATCCGTTTCTGGAGGCCTGGGTCACGGACGACGACCGCGACCACCACCTCCTCGACCGCCCCCGCAACCGTCCCGTACGGACCGCCTTGGGCGTGGCCTGGCTCAGCATCTACGCGGTGGCGCTCGTCGGCGCCGCCAACGACGTCATCGCCACCCGGCTGCACGTCTCCGTCAACTCCGTGACCTGGGCTGTGCGCCTCGGCCTGTTCGTCGCCCCGGTCCTGGCCTTCGTCACTACCAAGCGCCTCGCGCTCGCCCTCCAGCGGCGCGACCGCGACAAGGTGCTGCACGGCCGCGAGACCGGCGTCATCACGCGCCTGCCGCACGGCGAGTATGTCGAGGTCCACGAGCCCCTCGACCCGGCCCGGCTGCACACCCTCACCGCCCACGAGCAGTACCGGCCGCTGGAGCCCACGCCCGAACCGGACCCGGACGGACCCGCGCCGACCCGGACCCGGACCGCCACTCGGCGCCTGCGCGTGGCGCTCAGCCGCGTCCTCTACGGCCCGGGCACCCAGATCCCCAAACCCTCGCCGCCCGAGCACCGGGAACTCACCGCCCGGCACCGGCCCTGATCCGCCCCTGCCCCCTACCCGACCGACTCCCGCCCGTCTCCCACCCACGCCCCGCCCGGGAGACGGTCGGGGCACCCGCCACCGATCCCGTCCGAAAGGTCATCGACATGAACCGAACCATCCGCACCAGCCGAGCCCGTACCGCACTCACCGCCCTCGCCACCGCGAGCGCTTCGCCGGGCTGTTCACCACCACGACCGGTTCGGCTGCCGCCGACAAGGGCCCCGCCACCGAGGCGCCCAAGCCCACCGTCGTCCTCGTCCACGGCGCGTTCGCCGACTCCACGAGCTGGAACGACGTCATCCGCAGACTGCGCCACGATCACTATCCGGTGGTCGCCGTCGCCAACCCGCTGCGCTCTCTGAGCGGCGACTCCGCCTACCTCAGGGACGTCCTGGCCGGCATCGACGGGCCCATCGTTCTCGCCCGGGCACTCCTACGGCTACCTCGCTGCCTTCCTCCCGGACAAGGGGGAGAGCGCGGCCGACCTGGCGGGCAAGTTCCCGGGCAGTACCCTCGGCGACGCGCTGCGCCCGGTGCCGACCACGAACGCCGGCGGCTCCCCGGTCAATGACCTATAGATTCAGAACGCCGAGTTCCGCCATCAGTTCGCGGCGGACGTGCCCCGCGCCACGACGGACCTGATGGCCGTCACCCAGCGGCCGATCACCGACGCAGCCCTGGCCGGGGCCGCGGCCGAACCGGCCTGGAAGACCATCCCCTCCTGGGCCCTGGTCGCCACGCAGGACCTCAACATCCCGCCCGCGGTGCAGGAGTTCGTGGCCGAGCGGGCCCACGCCCACACCTCGAAGGTGCGGTCCTCGCACGCGGTGAGCGTCTCGAAGCCCGGCAAGGTCACCGAGGTCATCGAGGACGCCGCTGACGCGGTGCGCTGACACCCGACGCCGGACGAGCCGTGCGGACGGTGCGCTGTCGCCCGCCGTACGGCTCGTCGCGCTGTCGCCGCGACCCGCTCCACCGACCGCACCTGCCCCGGACGTGCAAGGACGAACTCGTGCGCTGCGAACCGCGGATCACCCCCATCGACTTCGCCGAGCTCACCTGCACCTCTGCTGCTCAGCGCAGACCCTGGAGCGCTACCACTGGGCAATGCCCCACCCCGGCACGTATCTGCCCGTACTGCTGACGCGCCCTGGGCCCCTCCATCTGGCCGTGCAGGACATCACCCGACGCCACATCGCCGTCGGCCGCCTGATGCCGGGACACTCCGTGGAGGCCGCGCTGCTGGTCGAGGACGCCCGGCAGAGCCGTGGACTGGGCAGTGGGTCTGGCACGGCACGCGCTCAGCGGCGGCCGGGACACCCTCTACGGTCTCTACCTGGCGGGTGACGGACGGATCGACGCGACCCTGCGCCACGCGGACGTCCCCGTGCACCGCACGCGGGAGGGCGACTCCGTCACCGCATGGGCCCGGAACTCGCGACCTCGCCGCGCTCGATGGGGCACCGACACGCTGACCCCGCACGCGGCCGGCCCGCGTCGCCTTCCTCCGGGGAAGAGCTCCGCGGACCGGCCGCGTGCGGGGTCCGTCGTCCTACGGCACCCTGTCGGCGTACAGGTCATCGTCGAACGCCGCGCCCTCCAGGATCGCCTTGACCGAGGTCAGGTAGCGGGCCGCGGCCGCCCCGTCCACCAGCCTGCGGTCGTCCGACAGCGACAGGTGCACAGGTCCCGGAGGCCGATGGCCTCGTCGTCGCCGTCGCGGAGACCGGGGGCCGCCTGACCGTCGTGCCCACACCGGCGATCGCGGCCTCCTTCGACGGCACGATGACGGTGTCGAACAGGGCGCCGCGCGAACCCGTGGTGGAGATCGTGAACGTCGAGCCCGTCACCTCGTCGGGCGTGAGGTGCCCGCCGCGGGCCCGATCGGCCAGGTCGTGGACGGCCGGCGCGACAGCGCGACGTTGGTGACGGTGGAGCCCAGCACCAGGACGCTCGACCCGAGCACCGTGGCGAGCAGGGTCCACCGACCGCGGGCGCCAGCGATCCGGAGGAACGGGACAGGCAGTGGGGGTGGCGCCGTCCGTGGCGGGGGAGTGCGTCATGTCGGATCTTGGCGTCGTCGTCCGACGGGGCGGAGCTGGCACCGGGCGGCCGGGGGCCGTCGCCCGACCGGCGGCCGGGGTGGCCGGGCGACGTACCGTGTTCGGCCGGGCCGGAGCGGCCGGCTCAGCCGAACATGCCGGGCTTAAGACCACCGGGTCACCAGCCCCTTTGCGGCTACCTCACGGATGTCCGTAGCGGTATCCGCTCCGCGCAAGGCCATCCCTCACCCGTGCGGCGTCGTCATCCAGCTCTGCTCGGGACCGATCCAGCCACCTGACCTCCAAACGGAACCGGTCGTTGGCGGTACGGGGGAAAACATGCACGTGAAGATGGAAGACCGTCTGATCGGCCACCTCGCCATCGGCGAGAAACACGTTCACTCCCTGACACGGCAGCTCGGAGCGCCGCAGTGCCCGCGCCAGCAGATGGACGACCTGAAACAAGTGCGCCGTCAAAGTCTGGTCGATGTCCTCCAGGCCTGCGGCATGCGCCTTGGGAATGACGAGGAGATCTCCGGGCGCGGCCGGGTGGATCTCCATGAAGGACAGGACTCGGGCGTCCTCGTACACCCGGCTGGCGCGAACCCGGCCTGCGACGATGTCACAGAAGACGCAGGCCGGATCCGCAGCGAACAACCCCATACGGCCAGCATGCGGCATCGTTCCTCCCCCACCCAACTCCTCCTTACTCACGAGGAG
Coding sequences:
- a CDS encoding bifunctional 2-polyprenyl-6-hydroxyphenol methylase/3-demethylubiquinol 3-O-methyltransferase UbiG, coding for MRTILSGPSGLRRESDSYAVTAEFYDILQADADEARVRRLYAPQIADARTGVLDVGAGTGRVTMLALAGSWADVHAVEPARAMRTSLLTRLAALPSEQRNRVTVHPHPLDETALDTVADVAVCHNMVGCLPPGVREKLWPALGRALTPGGSLFVQLPPARLPTRTVVRLLADKRVGEHIYGGRMTMSAAGYRIRTRADYWVRDAEDVLREHTETFWMWPATRARLTRELAAHGFAPLPGYEESELLAVTLRGRR
- a CDS encoding 2-hydroxyacid dehydrogenase, giving the protein MTARSPQVWLPAQFGRLADLPPGLDYARWDGRSAFPTDPAEVEFYVPPLTKDISVIARPLARMTRLQAVQALSAGTDELRAALDRQPREVTLCNAKGVPAAATAELALTLILASLRGIPESLRAQDREDWDPRTFSTLYERSVLIVGHGAVGSALEKLLTPFGCTVTRVGRADRDTPQGPVRSVSLLPRLVADADVIVLCTPLTAATRGLFDAALLSRVKDGALLVNVSRGAVVDTDALLKEVHGGRLRAALDVSDPEPLPPGHPLWTAPGVLVTPHVGAFTPDLWPRLEALVRRQLARFVAGGELENVVTR
- a CDS encoding cytochrome b; its protein translation is MGNDSRPAGPERGRGGERFATWVANRTGLRGTARSARRLVFPDHWSFLLGEIALYSLVVLLITGVYLSLYFHPSTDLVVYDGGYAPLRGQLVSRAFDSTLHLSFDVRGGLLVRQAHHWAALVFVAAVFAHLLRVFFTGAFRKPRELNWALGFLLLVLAMFAGLTGYDLPDDLLSGTGLQVVNGTLLSIPVVGTYLSFFLFGGEFPGEDLIARFNALHTLVIPALMIAVLVGYAVLALRHRPTQYPGPGRSENNVVGVPLAVRAVKSAGYFCFVSGVIFFMAAVAQINPVWNYGPFRPDQVSAGSQPDWYMGVADGLLRVMPGWEIDVWGHTLALDNFLPLLAGLLLFLAMGAYPFLEAWVTDDDRDHHLLDRPRNRPVRTALGVAWLSIYAVALVGAANDVIATRLHVSVNSVTWAVRLGLFVAPVLAFVTTKRLALALQRRDRDKVLHGRETGVITRLPHGEYVEVHEPLDPARLHTLTAHEQYRPLEPTPEPDPDGPAPTRTRTATRRLRVALSRVLYGPGTQIPKPSPPEHRELTARHRP
- a CDS encoding HIT family protein codes for the protein MGLFAADPACVFCDIVAGRVRASRVYEDARVLSFMEIHPAAPGDLLVIPKAHAAGLEDIDQTLTAHLFQVVHLLARALRRSELPCQGVNVFLADGEVADQTVFHLHVHVFPRTANDRFRLEVRWLDRSRAELDDDAARVRDGLARSGYRYGHP